GACAGGAGAAACTCCGTGACGCTGTTCACCATTTGCTTCAGGCGCGTCAGGGGCGCGCGGTCGTCGCTGTGGTGATGGGGGTGCTGCGACTTGCGTTCGGACAGGCTTAGCGCGTGCAGGCGGGCCATCTCGGCGAGCGAGGTCTGCGGCCGGGCAACGTAGCGCTGCAGTTCGCAGAACTGGAGACACAACATCGGCGCGGCGAGGACGAGTCCCGCGATGAACAGCAAGGTCGCTTGCCGCAACACGCGCATACGGCCGGAAATATAACTCAAGCAACGGCGCCGGGTAGTGCGCACTCGCGCTAGCTTGGCGTGATGGAAGTCACGCCGCGGTCGGCTGCTGGCTGCGATTCGGCCTCATCTGGTGGGGGGCAATGCAGGGCGGCGCCGGCGCAGCACGGCTCGATATTCACGCCACAGGCGCTACATTGTACGTGGCCATGCACCTCGATCGGGTGATACGGCCGGCCGCACATTGGGCAGATCCGTTGTGAGATTAGGTCGTCCACACGCAAGCTCCTCGAGTCTAACAGGCGTGAGGTAACATCGTTTCACCGAGGTGATGCGATGGAGACATTAGATGCATCGGTTGTCTGGCAGCGAGGTTTGGCGTTCATCGGCAGCGCCGATAGCGGCTTCACGCTGAAGCTGGATGCCGATTCGACGGTCGGCGGCGACAACGATGGCTTTCGGCCGATCGAGTTGATTGCGCTGGGATTGGCCGGCTGCACGGCGATGGACGTGCTCTCGATCCTGAAGAAGAAGCGACAAGACGTGACCGGCTTCGAGGTCAAAGTGCGCGCCGAGCGCGCTGCAGATCACCCCAAAGTGTTCACTCGGATCACGGTCAAGTACTTGGTACGCGGGCGACGGATTGCCACTGAGGCATTGGAGCGCGCGATCGAGCTGTCCGAGACGAAGTACTGTCCGGTGCAGGCTATGCTGGGCAAGGTCGTTCCGATTCAGCACACTTATCAGATCGTCGAGGAAGCGTCTGCGCTCGCAGCGTGAGCCTCATCCCCGGCAGACGTCGCGCACGACGCGGCGGCGCAACGGTCGGATTACGCCTGGCGTCGCATGCCGTCGAGCAGCAGCGCTGCGCCGGAATATCCCTGGGCAACTGGTCGTCGAGCATCAGCGTCGCCAATCCGTGAGCGAGCGACCAGGCTGCCAGCGTCATCACGCGCGCGTCGCCGGGTTTGAACGCGCCTGCCCGTTGTGCCGATGTGAGGTGCATTCGCCAACGGAGGCAAACGTAGCAAACCCGCTTGACCGTATGCTCAGCGCTGGGATTTATCCCAGCGCGACTGAAACGAATATCGCGGCGAACCGGTCCGCGCGCCCCCATTTTGAAATGCACCCGTTGATGCGGTCCGAAAGCGATACAATGCACTCGGTGAAGTGGTCTATGGCGACGGAGGCTGTTGATCGCGCCGAAATCCGGTTATCGCTCCTGCAAGTGGTGGTCACTGTCGCTGAGTTTC
The window above is part of the Candidatus Roseilinea sp. genome. Proteins encoded here:
- a CDS encoding peroxiredoxin, giving the protein METLDASVVWQRGLAFIGSADSGFTLKLDADSTVGGDNDGFRPIELIALGLAGCTAMDVLSILKKKRQDVTGFEVKVRAERAADHPKVFTRITVKYLVRGRRIATEALERAIELSETKYCPVQAMLGKVVPIQHTYQIVEEASALAA